A single genomic interval of Oryza sativa Japonica Group chromosome 7, ASM3414082v1 harbors:
- the LOC136357289 gene encoding uncharacterized protein has protein sequence METQWVEKEDDQEIVKLELDVSRSVSGYRSFMYELQRQLAKLTVRTAIEKRPVLPPYKTQAASWFAFKNSYNQISRATALGFDDSYTSLTGKGGYTNLKDIVVGKKSAQEAVATLAKYKKDGSVPEEEIKKALTTFILIICEAVRLVPVRTDVITVWDEAEGGKVGKVACDLTVKWKVISCA, from the exons ATGGA GACCCAATGGGTGGAGAAAGAGGACGATCAGGAAATTGTGAAGCTGGAGCTGGACGTGAGTCGGTCGGTGAGTGGGTACAGGTCATTCATGTACGAGCTGCAACGGCAGTTGGCCAAGCTGACGGTGAGGACCGCAATAGAGAAGCGACCTGTGCTGCCCCCATACAA GACACAAGCAGCATCGTGGTTCGCATTCAAGAACAGCTATAACCAGATCTCTAGGGCAACTGCTCTCGGGTTTGATGATAGCTACACCTCTCTCACTGGCAAAGGGGGCTACACAAATCTGAAAGATATTGTGGTCGGTAAGAAGTCCGCCCAAGAAGCAGTGGCGACCCTAGCCAAGTACAAGAAGGATGGTTCCGTCCCGGAGGAGGAGATCAAGAAAGCATTGACCACATTCATCCTCATTATCTGTGAGGCTGTACGCTTGGTCCCTGTTCGTACGGACGTCATTACAGTATGGGATGAAGCGGAGGGAGGCAAAGTTGGCAAGGTTGCCTGTGATCTCACCGTCAAATGGAAAGTCATCTCTTGCGCGTAA
- the LOC4342611 gene encoding uncharacterized protein isoform X1: protein MVPKVPYKLREEEECEWPPSTLILPVFSSKTGSWEERAFDREGDAAGTLPAMVGSTPFCDHQCGYWRGALYVCFSDCFVMRISPSDNKYRVIRMPTEDPGDTQFYLGKSNNGIYCASLPSFLRPQILVWFLNERYCGQTEWVLKHDMDISHILPNLNYDEQQRDGPWVLQHYNYRPFNFNYDDDDDEDDVELEPIVEEKFEKFEWDSDNDNVLEPGSMRENCYIYFLGFHPYKDIVFLGDEFDRVLAYNWSSSKLQDLGKVFTEFYIRLTTYRLHCSLKNKIHISPL, encoded by the exons ATGGTGCCCAAGGTTCCTTACAAGCTgcgcgaggaagaagaatgCGAATGGCCGCCGTCGACATTGATCCTGCCTGTGTTTTCATCCAAGACTGGTTCTTGGGAGGAGAGGGCATTTGATCGGGAAGGGGATGCTGCAGGGACGTTACCAGCCATGGTTGGGTCAACTCCATTTTGTGATCATCAGTGTGGCTACTGGCGAGGAGCACTTTACGTATGCTTCTCCGATTGCTTTGTCATGAG AATATCACCATCGGACAATAAGTATCGAGTAATTAGAATGCCCACGGAAGATCCAGGAGATACACAATTTTATCTAGGAAAATCAAACAACGGGATATATTGTGCATCATTACCATCATTTCTGAGGCCCCAAATTTTGGTTTGGTTTCTTAACGAACGGTACTGTGGTCAAACCGAGTGGGTGTTGAAGCATGATATGGACATTTCCCACATCCTGCCGAATCTGAACTATGATGAGCAGCAGCGTGATGGACCTTGGGTCTTACAACATTATAATTATAGaccttttaattttaattatgatgatgatgatgacgaagaCGATGTGGAGCTCGAGCCAATAGTGGAAGAGAAATTCGAGAAATTTGAGTGGGACTCTGACAATGATAATGTTCTTGAGCCTGGAAGTATGCGCGAGAATTGCTATATCTATTTCCTTGGATTTCATCCTTACAAAGATATCGTCTTCTTAGGTGATGAATTTGACAGAGTGCTAGCCTATAATTGGAGTAGCTCAAAGCTTCAGGATTTGGGCAAAGTTTTCACAGAATTTTATATTCGTCTTACTACATACAGATTGCATTGTTCcctgaaaaataaaattcataTATCTCCACTTTAA
- the LOC4342611 gene encoding putative F-box/kelch-repeat protein At3g17280 isoform X2, producing the protein MALPDDVLAAVLRRLPPRGIAAPRCVCKEWRSLVDGRRLLRADLLPLSLAGILLNYDSTWFTQFLSRPTAAAAVSCRLDYTVPPPPAYIYVKDHCNGLLLLLREECRLVVVNPATRQWELLPPPHHHHHPLPPAMGCGL; encoded by the coding sequence ATGGCGCTGCCCGACGACGTGCTCGCGGCCGTTCTCCGGCGCCTCCCGCCGCGGGGCATCGCCGCGCCCCGCTGCGTCTGCAAGGAGTGGCGCAGCCTCGtcgacggccgccgcctgctgcgcgcggacctcctcccgctctcGCTGGCCGGCATCCTCCTCAACTACGACAGCACCTGGTTCACGCAGTTCCTCTcccgccccaccgccgccgccgccgtctcctgcCGCCTCGACTACACCGTGCCTCCGCCGCCTGCCTACATCTACGTCAAGGACCACTgcaacggcctcctcctcctgctccgcgAGGAGTGCCGCCTGGTGGTGGTTAACCCCGCCACGCGGCAGTGGGAGCTCTTGCCCCCGCcccatcaccatcatcatcccCTACCTCCAGCCATGGGCTGTGGACTGTAA
- the LOC136357517 gene encoding uncharacterized protein: protein MSRRWWRRRSYAAAAADDDTAGEELRSYVVAVEVAADNRAESPPVPARVTAELIKADAAGIPNYSKGDKDDPCCDTYSLVMKCLENTKNDFKKCKTLIDKYEECSNPPKEPRLCPAHELAFEKCLQKNVGEIKVCQFWMDMMSKCLRRNKQWV, encoded by the exons ATGAGCCGCcgatggtggaggaggaggtcgtacgccgccgccgccgccgacgacgacaccGCTGGGGAGGAGCTCCGGTCCTACGTCGTCGCCGTGGAGGTCGCCGCCGACAACCGCGCCGAGTCGCCGCCGGTTCCGGCTCGCGTCACAGCTGAATTGATCAAAGCCGACGCCGCCGGGATCCCAAATTACTCCAAGGGAGACAAGGATGATCCCTGCTGCGACACATACAGTCTAGTCATGAAG TGCCTTGAGAACACAAAAAATGATTTCAAGAAATGCAAGACTTTGATAGACAAGTACGAAGAGTGCAGCAATCCTCCCAAGGAACCAAGACTATGCCCTGCCCATGAGCTAGCATTTGAGAAG TGCCTTCAGAAAAATGTGGGAGAGATCAAAGTTTGCCAGTTCTGGATGGACATGATGAGCAAATGCCTCCGTCGCAACAAACAATGGGTTTAA